A DNA window from Iodobacter ciconiae contains the following coding sequences:
- a CDS encoding 5-formyltetrahydrofolate cyclo-ligase: MNIISLSGKSEARRAIRRARALISPLERHSAESAVVAMAMQLGLLRRGLKIAAYIPAGSEFSPWQLMLSALVRDVEVYVPKVPRRGRKLSFVRLDSKNRWKLGPQNILEPLDGEICSPRDLDIVFLPLLGFDASLARLGQGGGYYDCTFEFRRMRRSWKKPRLIGLAFDMQYFEQLPVDIWDLRLDYILTGNKVWKRPIF, encoded by the coding sequence GTGAATATCATTAGTTTATCTGGTAAATCCGAAGCGCGGCGTGCTATACGTCGCGCTCGCGCTTTGATCTCCCCTCTGGAAAGGCATTCTGCAGAATCCGCTGTTGTTGCTATGGCAATGCAATTGGGTTTATTACGCAGAGGTTTAAAAATTGCTGCGTATATTCCCGCTGGCAGTGAGTTTTCTCCATGGCAGCTGATGTTGAGTGCATTGGTACGGGATGTGGAAGTGTATGTGCCTAAAGTACCCAGACGTGGAAGAAAATTAAGTTTTGTTCGTTTAGATTCAAAAAACCGTTGGAAATTAGGGCCTCAAAATATTCTTGAGCCTTTAGATGGTGAAATATGCTCGCCACGAGATTTGGATATTGTGTTTTTGCCTTTGCTGGGGTTTGATGCAAGTCTTGCCCGATTAGGTCAGGGTGGAGGCTATTATGATTGCACATTTGAATTTAGACGAATGCGGAGGAGCTGGAAAAAACCTCGTTTAATTGGCCTTGCATTTGACATGCAATATTTTGAACAATTACCCGTAGATATCTGGGATTTACGTCTAGATTACATTTTAACTGGAAATAAAGTTTGGAAAAGACCGATTTTTTAA
- a CDS encoding cell division protein ZapA: protein MSGAGIKQLDVSIMGREFRVACPDEEEATLIQAVEFLDQRMHEIRASGKVIGLEKIAIMAALNITYEYLHTRVDGGFDIAAIQRRITGMNSTIDAVMGEQTELFS from the coding sequence ATGAGTGGTGCAGGGATTAAGCAGCTCGATGTTTCTATCATGGGGCGTGAATTTCGTGTAGCTTGCCCTGATGAGGAAGAAGCAACACTCATACAGGCTGTTGAGTTTTTAGATCAGCGTATGCATGAGATTCGCGCATCTGGCAAAGTGATTGGGCTTGAGAAAATTGCCATTATGGCTGCGCTTAATATCACTTATGAATATTTGCATACGCGTGTTGATGGGGGTTTTGACATTGCGGCGATTCAGCGTAGAATCACCGGTATGAATTCGACGATAGACGCAGTGATGGGTGAGCAAACTGAATTGTTTTCCTAG
- the ylqF gene encoding ribosome biogenesis GTPase YlqF — MAIQWFPGHMNTARKQVAETMAKVDLVIEVVDARLPLSSSNPMIEPMRRLRQRPALKVLNKADLADPRLNKIWLEWFKSQPGTEAVLLGEDNKVQGAKLIPQLCQALAPHRDGEEKPLRAMIVGIPNVGKSTLINHLAKRKIAKVADTPGVTKMQQRVETLAGMILYDTPGLMWPKVQNEDSGYRLAMAGSIGRNAYDEVDVALYAIEALVARYPQLLLDRYKLKDLLADAEPLFELIGKKRGAMLSGGRIDTQKTADMILTEFRGGTLGRITLETPDDFLEMPVYDPNDEVELPDPDL, encoded by the coding sequence ATGGCGATCCAGTGGTTTCCAGGGCATATGAACACTGCCCGTAAGCAGGTTGCAGAGACCATGGCCAAGGTGGATTTGGTGATCGAGGTGGTTGATGCTCGTTTGCCACTCTCTAGTAGCAATCCCATGATTGAGCCGATGCGTCGTTTAAGGCAGCGTCCTGCTCTCAAGGTTTTGAATAAAGCAGATTTGGCAGATCCAAGGCTTAACAAAATTTGGCTTGAGTGGTTTAAATCTCAGCCAGGCACAGAAGCGGTGTTATTGGGTGAGGATAATAAGGTTCAGGGTGCGAAGCTGATTCCACAGTTATGCCAGGCTTTGGCTCCTCATCGTGATGGCGAGGAAAAGCCGCTTAGAGCAATGATTGTCGGGATTCCAAACGTAGGTAAATCTACTTTGATCAATCATCTGGCTAAGCGCAAAATTGCCAAGGTGGCTGATACTCCCGGTGTAACCAAAATGCAGCAGCGGGTTGAAACGCTGGCGGGTATGATTTTGTACGACACACCAGGGTTGATGTGGCCGAAAGTCCAAAATGAAGATTCAGGCTATCGTCTAGCAATGGCTGGATCGATTGGTCGTAATGCTTACGACGAAGTGGATGTTGCGCTTTATGCAATTGAGGCTTTGGTTGCGCGTTATCCGCAGCTATTGCTTGATCGCTATAAATTGAAAGACCTGCTGGCTGATGCCGAACCACTTTTTGAGTTGATTGGTAAAAAACGTGGCGCTATGTTGTCAGGTGGACGGATTGATACGCAAAAAACGGCAGACATGATTTTGACTGAGTTTCGCGGCGGTACATTAGGCCGTATCACTCTTGAAACGCCGGATGATTTTCTTGAAATGCCTGTATATGATCCAAATGATGAAGTTGAGTTGCCAGATCCGGATTTGTAA
- a CDS encoding TlpA disulfide reductase family protein, which translates to MKRYLPRLIAIATVITIAGYLLFQTPNKQAPDIQLTSIQGQNLNPSALKNQIVLVNFWATSCTGCIKEMPELIKLQEKYKNNNYKTIAIAMDYDNPEYIANYVKEKKLPFFTQHDINGKAAKAFGDVALTPSTFLINKDSKIIKKYVGLINIQEIEILIENEIKKSM; encoded by the coding sequence ATGAAACGTTATCTACCTCGTTTAATTGCTATTGCTACTGTCATAACCATAGCTGGCTACTTGCTTTTTCAAACTCCAAATAAACAAGCACCAGATATACAATTAACCAGTATTCAAGGACAAAACTTAAACCCGTCTGCATTAAAAAACCAAATCGTACTCGTTAATTTCTGGGCAACAAGTTGTACTGGATGTATTAAAGAAATGCCAGAACTTATAAAATTACAAGAAAAATATAAAAATAATAACTATAAAACAATTGCTATTGCCATGGATTATGATAATCCTGAATATATTGCTAACTATGTAAAAGAAAAAAAATTACCTTTTTTTACACAACACGATATAAATGGAAAAGCAGCAAAAGCATTTGGTGATGTAGCTTTAACACCTAGTACATTTTTAATTAATAAAGATAGTAAAATTATTAAAAAATATGTCGGATTAATTAATATTCAAGAAATAGAAATTTTAATCGAAAATGAAATAAAAAAATCCATGTAA
- the hemL gene encoding glutamate-1-semialdehyde 2,1-aminomutase, which translates to MNQNQQLFAAAQKHIPGGVNSPVRAFGSVGGTPRFFKKGLGAYVWDADDQRYIDYVGSWGPLILGHTHPDVLEAVINAAKNGMSFGAPTAAEVELADLICKMLPSIEQVRLVSSGTEATMSAIRLARGFTGRDKLVKFEGCYHGHADSLLVKAGSGLLTFGNPSSAGVPASVAADTLVLPYNDVAALEALFAEIGEQIAAIIVEPIAGNMNMVQASAEFVQAMRKLTENYGSVLIYDEVMTGFRVGLQCTQGLHGIKPDLTCLGKVVGGGMPLAAFGGRNDIMAKLAPLGPVYQAGTLSGNPVAVAAGLATLKLISEYGFFNQLSIQTKKLCDGLIQIAKETNTIFSTQSVGGMFGFYFSKNIPQSFADVMNSDRTKFNSFFHGMLNKGIYLAPSAFEAGFVSAAHSDQDIIDTLEVARLVFLEIS; encoded by the coding sequence ATGAATCAAAATCAACAATTATTTGCTGCAGCACAAAAGCATATCCCTGGTGGTGTCAATTCGCCAGTGCGTGCTTTTGGCTCTGTTGGTGGCACACCACGTTTTTTTAAAAAAGGTCTTGGTGCCTATGTCTGGGATGCAGATGATCAGCGTTATATTGATTATGTAGGTTCCTGGGGGCCGCTTATCTTAGGTCATACTCATCCAGATGTACTGGAAGCTGTTATTAATGCAGCTAAAAATGGTATGAGTTTTGGTGCACCAACGGCCGCAGAAGTAGAATTAGCTGATTTAATTTGCAAAATGCTACCGTCTATTGAACAAGTTCGGCTTGTTTCAAGTGGCACAGAAGCCACAATGAGCGCAATTCGCCTTGCCCGCGGTTTTACCGGGCGCGATAAATTAGTGAAATTTGAGGGTTGTTATCACGGTCATGCTGATAGTTTATTAGTAAAAGCGGGTTCTGGTTTATTAACTTTCGGCAATCCTTCATCAGCAGGTGTTCCAGCGTCAGTTGCAGCAGATACCTTAGTTCTACCTTACAACGATGTTGCTGCTCTAGAAGCATTGTTTGCAGAAATAGGGGAACAAATTGCTGCCATTATTGTAGAACCTATTGCTGGCAACATGAATATGGTACAAGCCAGCGCTGAATTTGTTCAAGCGATGCGTAAATTAACTGAAAATTATGGTTCGGTTTTAATTTATGATGAAGTCATGACTGGTTTTAGAGTTGGTTTACAATGTACTCAAGGTTTGCATGGGATAAAACCTGATTTAACTTGTCTTGGTAAAGTAGTGGGTGGTGGTATGCCGCTAGCTGCTTTTGGTGGTCGTAACGATATTATGGCTAAATTAGCTCCCTTGGGTCCGGTTTACCAGGCAGGGACATTGTCTGGTAATCCGGTTGCTGTAGCAGCCGGGTTGGCTACATTAAAACTTATTTCTGAATATGGTTTTTTTAATCAATTATCTATTCAAACTAAAAAATTATGTGATGGTTTAATTCAAATAGCTAAAGAAACAAATACTATTTTTTCTACACAAAGTGTAGGTGGTATGTTTGGTTTTTATTTTAGTAAAAATATTCCACAATCCTTTGCTGATGTAATGAATTCTGATCGTACTAAATTTAATTCATTTTTTCATGGTATGCTAAACAAAGGAATATATTTAGCTCCTTCTGCTTTTGAAGCAGGTTTTGTTTCTGCAGCACATTCCGATCAAGATATTATAGACACACTTGAGGTAGCTAGATTAGTATTTTTAGAAATTAGCTAA
- a CDS encoding CYTH domain-containing protein has product MAIEIERKFLLNGDDWRSEVQQSSRIAQGYLSSDPERVVRVRLRDNQGFITIKGKTAGIERLEFEYEIPVADAEALLKLCPNTLDKTRHLIDFAGHIWEIDEFHGKNSPLIIAELELASSDANYIKPAWLGAEVSNDSRYFNSYLSEHSYSTW; this is encoded by the coding sequence ATGGCGATAGAAATTGAACGTAAATTCTTATTAAATGGTGATGATTGGCGTAGTGAAGTACAACAGTCAAGCCGGATTGCACAAGGTTATTTATCTAGTGATCCCGAACGAGTAGTGCGTGTTCGCTTACGTGATAATCAAGGGTTTATCACGATAAAAGGTAAAACAGCAGGGATTGAGCGTCTGGAGTTTGAATATGAAATTCCGGTTGCTGATGCAGAAGCATTGTTAAAATTATGCCCCAATACTCTGGATAAAACACGTCATTTAATCGATTTTGCTGGCCATATTTGGGAGATTGACGAATTTCATGGCAAAAATTCACCATTAATTATTGCTGAATTAGAATTAGCCAGTAGTGATGCAAATTACATAAAACCGGCATGGTTAGGTGCCGAAGTATCAAATGATTCACGATACTTTAATAGTTATCTTTCTGAACATAGCTATTCAACCTGGTAA
- a CDS encoding CopD family protein has product MLWVKALHIIFITSWFAGLFYLPRLFVNHAMSTDHETIARLKLMEHKLIRFMTPLGILALIFGIWLWSYFDFYMGAGWRWMHVKLTLVAVLIAYHGWCWKICKNFAADRNTRSHRWYRFFNEIPVLVLAACVILVVVKPF; this is encoded by the coding sequence ATGCTCTGGGTAAAAGCGCTCCATATTATTTTTATCACCAGCTGGTTTGCGGGTTTATTTTACTTGCCAAGATTATTTGTAAACCATGCCATGAGCACAGATCACGAAACGATTGCACGTTTAAAATTAATGGAGCATAAGCTGATCCGATTTATGACTCCCTTAGGTATTTTGGCGTTGATATTTGGTATCTGGCTTTGGTCTTATTTTGATTTTTATATGGGCGCAGGCTGGCGCTGGATGCATGTGAAGCTCACGCTGGTTGCTGTTTTAATTGCTTATCACGGCTGGTGCTGGAAAATCTGTAAAAATTTTGCAGCTGATCGTAATACACGCAGCCACCGCTGGTATCGTTTTTTTAACGAGATTCCTGTTCTAGTTTTAGCAGCCTGCGTTATTTTAGTTGTGGTAAAACCTTTCTAA
- a CDS encoding M48 family metallopeptidase, with amino-acid sequence MSMLLSEQQVNNMASQSYQETLDKAKSKGVLNSNKQMTARVRNIANRIIPQTSTFRPDASKWQWEVNVENSPELNAYCMAGGKIMFYSGIIEKLNLTDDEIAQIMGHEISHALREHSRERMSSAYNKQLAMQGLSLLTGGKYDGYMSMADELMQVGYFLPNSREHESESDTMGLELAARAGYKPQAAVSLWQKMAAASKGQPAEFLSTHPSNQTRIQDLQARIPAVQGLYDAAVRKYPSNLKG; translated from the coding sequence ATGAGTATGCTCTTATCCGAGCAACAAGTTAACAATATGGCCAGTCAGTCCTATCAGGAGACTTTAGATAAGGCAAAAAGCAAAGGTGTGCTCAATAGCAACAAACAAATGACAGCCAGAGTTCGCAATATTGCTAATCGCATTATTCCGCAAACCAGTACATTTCGCCCTGATGCCAGCAAATGGCAATGGGAGGTTAATGTAGAAAACAGCCCGGAACTAAATGCTTATTGCATGGCTGGTGGCAAGATTATGTTTTATTCCGGCATTATTGAAAAACTAAATCTTACTGATGATGAAATTGCTCAAATTATGGGGCACGAAATTAGCCACGCTTTAAGAGAGCACAGCCGTGAGCGCATGAGTAGTGCATATAACAAGCAATTGGCTATGCAAGGCTTATCTTTGCTCACTGGTGGAAAATATGATGGCTATATGAGTATGGCTGATGAGCTAATGCAAGTAGGCTACTTTTTACCTAATAGCCGCGAGCATGAATCCGAATCCGATACCATGGGACTCGAGCTGGCTGCCAGAGCTGGTTATAAGCCACAGGCAGCGGTTAGCCTGTGGCAAAAAATGGCTGCGGCCAGCAAAGGGCAACCAGCAGAATTTCTTTCCACTCACCCTTCAAATCAAACACGCATTCAAGATTTACAGGCCAGAATCCCAGCAGTACAAGGCTTATACGATGCCGCAGTACGTAAATATCCATCCAATTTAAAAGGATAA
- a CDS encoding rubredoxin codes for MKKYMCLICGFIYDEAEGMPNDGIAAGTAWENVPPNWTCPDCGARKDDFEMMEI; via the coding sequence ATGAAAAAATATATGTGTCTCATTTGTGGCTTTATTTACGATGAAGCTGAAGGTATGCCTAACGATGGTATCGCTGCCGGAACCGCATGGGAAAACGTTCCTCCAAACTGGACTTGCCCGGATTGCGGTGCAAGAAAAGATGATTTTGAGATGATGGAAATCTGA
- the thiD gene encoding bifunctional hydroxymethylpyrimidine kinase/phosphomethylpyrimidine kinase produces the protein MTTSPPIVLVFAGNDPSGGAGLAADMLALSSLGCHVAPVITGVVIQDSAGEQDILLIESEWVEDQARCILEDMKVDAIKVGLIGSIETLTVIAEIASDYPEIPLILDAVFFSKPGDHLATEELLAMTRELLLPHTTLVTLNSIEARYLASDDPDDQDDLTLDAAASRILDCGCEYVLITGAHENTPKVINALYSDMGRASVDTWDRLPGSYYGAGSTLAAALTGALANGAQIGEAVKEGQDYTWQTLQAAYRPGMGQQIPDRFFWARSAEDLAVTPLDEVL, from the coding sequence ATGACTACCAGCCCCCCTATTGTGCTTGTATTTGCTGGTAATGATCCATCCGGTGGTGCTGGACTTGCTGCAGATATGCTTGCTTTGTCATCCCTTGGTTGCCATGTGGCACCGGTAATTACCGGCGTCGTTATTCAAGATAGTGCAGGCGAGCAAGATATTTTACTCATTGAAAGTGAGTGGGTGGAAGATCAGGCTCGCTGCATCCTTGAAGATATGAAAGTAGATGCGATTAAAGTAGGCCTGATTGGCAGCATTGAAACCCTGACCGTGATTGCTGAAATTGCATCAGATTATCCAGAAATCCCGCTTATCCTGGATGCTGTATTTTTTTCCAAGCCTGGAGATCATTTAGCTACCGAAGAATTACTTGCAATGACTCGTGAATTATTATTACCACATACCACACTGGTTACGCTTAATAGCATTGAAGCAAGATATTTGGCATCGGATGACCCGGATGATCAGGATGATTTAACTCTGGATGCGGCTGCCAGCCGAATTCTGGATTGTGGTTGCGAATATGTATTGATTACAGGTGCTCATGAAAATACACCTAAGGTCATCAATGCCCTTTATAGCGATATGGGACGCGCCAGTGTAGATACTTGGGATAGGTTGCCTGGTAGTTACTATGGCGCAGGCAGTACGCTTGCAGCAGCATTAACCGGTGCCTTGGCCAATGGTGCCCAGATTGGTGAAGCGGTAAAAGAAGGTCAGGATTACACCTGGCAGACACTGCAGGCGGCTTACCGGCCCGGTATGGGGCAACAGATACCCGATCGATTCTTCTGGGCAAGATCTGCCGAAGATTTAGCAGTTACCCCGCTTGATGAGGTGCTTTAA
- a CDS encoding AraC family transcriptional regulator, producing the protein MDNSPCLRLEKAIDRMVRGLAAPLQLADLADVTHYSPWHLAHRFQSEYGDSPQAFLWQLRLEVAASLLQWSPHLPIGQVADLVGFSSPATFSRAFGRSFGFTPSDLRAGRAVAICWIANNLGSMSYRPGLTIAGTDADRIWSWDEVEAHINLEEWPAGRMAYQRAVGDYGFHLEKFLERFQEQCQTLGIKGDRWFGLVWSDPATTPAERRRYDVAVPISSHFKLPRLLGEYQCPAGRWAVFRHVGERADIGPRWRDLMLVWLPYSGWMLDPQRPRVECYYDGRYDLCLPLLPGRSIQDRLPEILPELLKLVTTVVNDK; encoded by the coding sequence ATGGATAACTCTCCCTGCCTTCGGTTGGAAAAAGCGATTGATCGCATGGTGCGTGGGCTGGCTGCACCTTTACAATTGGCGGATCTGGCTGATGTCACCCATTACTCGCCCTGGCATTTAGCTCACCGTTTTCAAAGTGAATATGGCGATAGCCCGCAAGCATTTTTATGGCAATTACGCTTAGAAGTCGCTGCTTCACTTTTGCAATGGTCGCCACATTTGCCAATCGGGCAAGTGGCAGATTTGGTTGGCTTTTCATCCCCTGCAACTTTTAGCCGGGCCTTTGGCCGCAGCTTTGGTTTTACGCCCAGTGATTTGCGTGCCGGGCGGGCGGTAGCAATTTGCTGGATTGCTAATAATTTAGGCTCGATGTCCTATCGGCCGGGGTTAACAATTGCAGGCACGGATGCTGATCGGATATGGAGCTGGGATGAGGTTGAAGCCCACATCAATTTGGAAGAATGGCCAGCTGGACGTATGGCTTATCAACGAGCGGTGGGAGATTATGGTTTTCATTTGGAGAAGTTTTTAGAGCGCTTTCAAGAGCAGTGTCAAACGCTTGGAATTAAAGGGGATCGATGGTTTGGCCTGGTCTGGAGTGATCCGGCCACAACACCCGCAGAGCGGCGGCGTTATGATGTGGCCGTACCGATATCCAGTCACTTTAAATTACCTAGATTATTAGGTGAGTATCAGTGCCCGGCAGGGCGTTGGGCTGTGTTCAGGCACGTTGGTGAACGAGCTGATATTGGCCCGCGCTGGCGTGATTTAATGCTGGTATGGCTGCCTTACTCCGGATGGATGCTGGACCCGCAGCGGCCACGGGTGGAGTGCTATTACGATGGTCGTTATGATCTTTGTCTGCCTCTTTTACCGGGCCGCAGTATTCAAGATCGCTTGCCAGAGATTTTGCCTGAACTATTAAAGCTGGTAACGACGGTGGTAAATGATAAATAG
- a CDS encoding M15 family metallopeptidase: MTMTALIAAAWADLGIPLDLLEHRPLQLFEEASELVDVAVSSDGRIWQLVPDAAISWLAMQNAAQAEGINIQIASAYRASSRQCELIQKKLMQGQEIEQILQVLAPPGCSEHHTGRAVDIYQPGGPVVEEAFENTAAFNWLSLNAAHFGFRLSFPRGNSSGYLYEPWHWCWHDA; the protein is encoded by the coding sequence ATGACAATGACAGCTTTAATTGCAGCAGCTTGGGCTGATTTGGGCATTCCGCTCGATTTACTTGAGCACCGCCCATTGCAACTATTTGAAGAAGCCAGCGAGCTGGTAGATGTAGCTGTCAGTAGTGATGGCCGTATCTGGCAGCTCGTTCCGGACGCAGCCATCAGCTGGCTGGCAATGCAAAATGCGGCACAGGCGGAAGGAATAAATATTCAGATTGCGTCGGCCTATCGGGCATCAAGCCGTCAATGTGAGCTGATACAAAAGAAGTTAATGCAGGGGCAAGAAATTGAGCAAATTTTGCAGGTGCTTGCTCCACCCGGCTGTAGCGAGCACCACACCGGCCGCGCTGTAGATATTTACCAGCCCGGCGGCCCTGTAGTGGAAGAAGCCTTTGAAAATACCGCGGCTTTTAACTGGCTAAGTCTTAATGCTGCGCACTTTGGTTTTCGCCTGTCATTTCCACGCGGCAACTCATCCGGCTATCTTTATGAGCCATGGCATTGGTGCTGGCATGATGCGTAA
- the parC gene encoding DNA topoisomerase IV subunit A, with protein sequence MTAHEIEPNDADELESIADQGPRRFVEAQISATPDDAESVQLGLYAEKSYLEYAMSVIKSRALPQVEDGQKPVQRRILYTMHGLGLVANAKPIKSARIVGDVMGKYHPHGDQSAYDALVRIAQDFSLRYPLIDGQGNFGSRDGDGAAAMRYTEARLTPIAELLLSELDKGTTDFVPNYDGAFQEPSLLPARLPMLLLNGASGIAVGMATEIPAHNLGEVADAAIALIKKPTLTTSDLLTYIQGPDLPGGGQIISPRKDIVTAYENGRGSLKVRARWTKEDLARGQWQIVINELPHGTSTQKVLEEIEDLSNPKIKKGKKALTQEQIQTKQLILSLIDRVRDESGKENAVRLVIEPKSSRQNPDDMMKLLLAHTALESGLSINMVTIGRDGRPGQKSLQQVIAEWISFRFDTVTRRTEHRLGQVNDRMHILEGRLIVFLNIDEVIRIIRHSDEPKAALIEAFNLSDRQAEDILEIRLRQLARLEGIKLEQELADLAKEKAELEHLLANPDVMQKLIIKEIEADKKKFSDPRRTLIVEAERASLEVTVVDEPVTIILSEKGWMRARQGHSLDLQNLSFKDGDKLLAFIECRSIDPIAMFASDGRVYTIQASVIPGGRGDGVPVTTLIDLAAKSQIIQLLAAKPQEHLVIANSSGYGFYCLFENLMSRQKAGKSFLTLEEGETLLKVSTFVPRETSQVACLSTLGKLHLFAFSEFKQLAGGGRGVITMALDDKDTLSAITVCDGVTLQINGTGRAGKAMEWKLNVNEMAPYQGKRARKGKPINSNLKLPSF encoded by the coding sequence ATGACTGCCCACGAAATAGAACCTAATGATGCCGACGAGTTGGAAAGCATCGCAGATCAAGGCCCGCGCCGTTTTGTTGAAGCGCAGATCTCTGCTACTCCGGACGATGCCGAATCCGTACAGCTAGGCTTGTACGCAGAAAAAAGCTACCTCGAATACGCAATGAGCGTGATTAAAAGCCGCGCCTTACCGCAAGTAGAAGACGGACAAAAACCGGTACAACGCCGCATTCTTTACACCATGCACGGCCTTGGCCTGGTTGCTAATGCCAAGCCGATTAAATCGGCACGTATTGTCGGCGATGTAATGGGTAAGTACCACCCACACGGCGATCAATCTGCGTATGACGCACTGGTACGTATTGCTCAGGATTTTTCACTGCGCTACCCGCTAATCGATGGCCAGGGTAATTTTGGCAGCCGTGATGGCGATGGCGCAGCAGCAATGCGATACACCGAAGCACGCCTCACACCGATTGCTGAGCTATTACTGAGCGAGCTGGATAAAGGCACGACTGATTTTGTGCCCAATTACGATGGCGCATTTCAAGAGCCTTCATTGCTGCCTGCACGCTTGCCTATGTTGTTGCTTAATGGCGCATCGGGGATTGCGGTAGGGATGGCAACAGAAATCCCCGCACATAATCTGGGCGAAGTGGCTGATGCTGCAATAGCGCTGATCAAAAAGCCCACACTGACCACCAGCGATTTGCTTACTTATATCCAGGGGCCGGATTTACCCGGTGGCGGGCAGATTATCTCGCCACGCAAAGATATTGTGACCGCCTATGAAAATGGCCGTGGCAGCTTAAAGGTTCGCGCCCGTTGGACCAAAGAAGACTTGGCCCGTGGCCAGTGGCAGATTGTCATTAATGAATTGCCACACGGCACTTCCACGCAAAAAGTGCTGGAAGAGATTGAAGATTTAAGTAATCCAAAAATCAAAAAGGGCAAGAAAGCCCTGACCCAGGAACAGATTCAAACCAAGCAACTCATCCTGTCTTTAATCGATAGGGTGAGGGATGAATCAGGCAAGGAAAACGCTGTTCGCCTGGTGATTGAGCCAAAATCATCAAGGCAAAATCCTGACGATATGATGAAGCTGCTGCTGGCACACACGGCGCTGGAAAGTGGTTTATCCATCAATATGGTAACCATTGGCCGTGATGGCCGCCCTGGACAAAAATCACTACAGCAAGTGATTGCCGAGTGGATTTCTTTCCGCTTTGATACTGTTACCCGCCGCACCGAGCATCGCCTGGGGCAGGTGAATGATCGCATGCATATTCTGGAAGGCCGCTTAATTGTCTTCTTAAATATCGATGAAGTGATCCGTATTATTCGTCATAGCGACGAGCCCAAAGCGGCTTTGATTGAGGCGTTTAACTTAAGCGATCGCCAGGCCGAAGATATTTTAGAAATCCGCTTGCGCCAGTTAGCGCGCTTGGAAGGCATTAAGCTTGAGCAGGAACTGGCTGATCTGGCAAAAGAAAAAGCCGAGCTTGAACATCTTTTAGCTAATCCTGATGTAATGCAAAAACTGATCATCAAAGAAATTGAAGCAGATAAAAAGAAATTTTCCGACCCGCGCAGAACGTTGATTGTAGAAGCAGAACGGGCTTCGCTGGAAGTCACAGTGGTGGATGAGCCAGTCACAATTATTCTCTCTGAAAAAGGCTGGATGCGCGCGCGCCAGGGCCATAGCCTTGATCTGCAAAATCTCAGTTTTAAAGATGGCGATAAACTATTGGCCTTTATTGAGTGCCGCTCTATTGATCCGATTGCGATGTTTGCCAGCGATGGCCGTGTTTACACTATTCAGGCATCGGTGATTCCGGGCGGGCGTGGCGATGGTGTACCGGTAACGACCTTGATAGATCTAGCGGCTAAGTCACAAATTATTCAATTACTGGCTGCAAAACCACAAGAGCACTTAGTAATTGCCAACTCAAGTGGCTATGGTTTTTACTGCCTGTTTGAAAACTTAATGAGTCGTCAAAAAGCCGGTAAGAGCTTCCTCACGCTAGAAGAAGGCGAAACGCTACTTAAAGTTTCTACCTTTGTTCCACGTGAAACATCACAAGTTGCTTGCCTCTCCACACTGGGCAAATTGCATCTGTTTGCCTTTAGCGAGTTTAAACAACTGGCAGGAGGTGGGCGCGGAGTCATTACCATGGCCCTGGATGATAAAGACACGCTCTCCGCAATTACAGTTTGTGATGGTGTCACCCTACAAATCAATGGCACAGGCCGTGCTGGTAAAGCCATGGAATGGAAGCTGAATGTGAATGAAATGGCGCCTTATCAAGGAAAACGAGCAAGAAAAGGCAAACCAATCAACTCAAATTTGAAGCTTCCGAGTTTTTAA